The sequence TGCTGCCATTAACGGTGAGCTTCTTTACCAAAAAGGGAGGCAGCAGGAGTAAGGCCATCGCGCAATCGGCGCTTTACGGCCTGTCTATCATCGTGATCTATGTGGCCCTGGGCTTTCTGATCACCTTGTTGTTCGGTCCGTCGGCCTTGAATGCGCTGGCAACCAACGGGATATTCAATTTCTGCTTCTTCCTGCTGCTGGTGGTGTTCGGCGTGTCGTTTTTAGGCGCGTTCGAGATCACCCTGCCAAGTTCGTTGGCCAATAAAATGGACGAGAACTCGGATAAGGGCGGTTTGATCGGTATCTTCTTTATGGCGGCTACGCTGGTGGTGGTATCATTCTCGTGTACCGGTCCCATCATTGGTTCGGTACTGGTTGAGGCCGCTACCAAGGGCGAGCGTTTGGCACCTGCTATTGTGATGCTGGGCTTCTCGCTGGCGCTGGCATTGCCGTTTACGATATTCGCTATGTTCCCGTCGGCGCTGAAAAGCCTACCAAAATCGGGTGGCTGGCTGAATAGTGTTAAGGTTATACTGGGCTTTATCGAGATCGCTTTTGCGTTGAAATTTCTTTCAAACGTCGACCTGGCTTATCATTGGAACTGGTTCGACCGAGAGGTGTTCCTGTCGCTGTGGATAGCCATTGGTATACTGATGGGCCTTTACCTGATCGGTAAGATCAAGTTCTCGCACGATAGCGACCTGGCTTATATGTCGGTGCCGCGTACCTTCATCGCCATGGTGGTGTTTGCCTTTGTGGTATATATGATCCCGGGCTTATGGGGCGCTCCCCTGAAATCCATCAGCGCGTTCCTGCCTCCGTTGAGTACACAGGACTTTGATCTGTCTGGTGGGGCCGGTGGTGGCAGCGCTCCTGCCGCAGCAAGTTCGTCATCCATCAAAATCAAAAAATACGAAGAGATATTTAAGCGGATGCCAAAGGTTAAGGGTATTGACGACTGGTACGATTACGACCAGGCCGTTGCCGTTGCCAAAGAGCAGCACAAGCCCATCCTGATAGACTTTACCGGCTGGAACTGTGTAAACTGCCGAAAAATGGAAGCTGATGTATTGCCATCGCCCGAGGTGCTAAAACGTTTAAAGAACGATTTTGTAGTAGTGCAGTTGGTGATAGACGATAAAACCGTTTTAGAACCGTCAGAACAATTTACATCGGCGCTTACCGGGAAAAAGATCACCGAGTTGGGCGCTAAATGGCTGGACCTGGAGATATCTAAATACAATTCTAACGCGCAGCCGTACTACGTAATTATTAACGAGAAGGGCGACGCGCTGGTACCGCCGCAAGGCGCCAATTTTCATGTTGATGAATATGTAAAGTACCTGGATAGCGGAATTGCCGCCTATAAAAAAGGTAATTAAACGTGATGTTTTGCGTTTTAAAGGCGATGCGGTTAGCATCGCCTTTTTTGCATTTATAAAGGGGGGTTAAAACTTGATCTCGCCTTTGCGGTATAGCCAATGGGCAATAACCAGCAGCCCAATAACGCCGATTATCACAAACGATTCCCAGCGGGCAAAGTTCAGTGTATAGCCAAAGCCGATGCTTTTGGGGACGAAGATGGGGCCTTTGGGATGCGGTTCACGTTCGGTTTTTTGTTGTTGGGGCATATTGAATAATTTATAGAAACAAAGTTAAGGCGATTTTAATTGATTAAATAATTCAGGTTGCGTAATAAATTGTTGGTGATTTAACCACGAAGGTCACGAAGACTTTCGTGGTGTTGATTCCACAAAGAGCACAAAGCATTAAAAAGAAAACAAGATACAAAGGTAGCAATGGGTTTTGTGACCTTAAAAAACTCGAAATCTAAAACTAAAATCTTTGTGCCCTTTGTGTTTTTCCCTTTGCGGCCTTTGTGGTTAAGTAAATAACAAATAGGTTGAATAATATCTGCAAGGAGTAAAAAATTATACTAAATTCGCACACCTAAGCGTAATACTTACACTAAGTGTTTGCGCGTTATAAACGGCGGTTTTTGCCGCCTATTTAAGAAAAACACATGGCTGAAATTAAAAAAATAGGTGTTTTTACATCCGGCGGCGATGCCCCGGGTATGAATGCTGCCATCCGCGCGGTGGTACGCAGCGCCTTATATTATAACCTGCAAGTTGCCGGCATCCGTCGCGGATACGAGGGCATGATCAGTGGCGATATTTTTAATATGGACCGTAAATCGGTTGCCAATATCATCCAGCGCGGGGGCACCATCCTAAAAACCGCACGCAGCGATCAGTTCCGCACACCTGAGGGCCGTAAGATTGCTTACGAGCAGTTGAAGGCGAATGGTATAGATGCCCTGGTAGCTATAGGTGGCGATGGTACCTTTACCGGCGCGCGCATCTTCGGGCACGAATATGATATCCCTGTACTTGGCTTGCCTGGTACCATAGATAACGATTTACTGGGCACCGATTTTACCATCGGCTACGATACCGCTATTAATACCGTGGTTGACGCGGTGGACAAGATCAGGGATACGGCCGAATCGCACGACCGCCTGTTTATTGTAGAGGTAATGGGCCGCGACTGTGGCCTGATCGCACTCCGTACCGGTATTGCAGCCGGTGCCGAGGCTATCCTGATCCCCGAAAGTAAAACCGACTTGAACGCCCTTTACGAGCGTTTGGAAAAAGGCCGTAAGGATAAATCATCAAAAATTGTAATGGTGGCCGAAAGCGGTGAGGCGGGCGATGCCTTCGAGATAGGCAGGCAAATAAAGGAGCGCTATCCACAGTACGATACCCGCATCTCCATCCTGGGCCATATCCAGCGTGGCGGTCGCCCAAGTTGTATGGACCGTGTATTGGCCAGCCGTATAGGTGTGGCCGCGGTTGAAGGTTTATTAGCAGGCCGCAGGAACGAGATGGTGGGAATCATCAGTAACGAACTGGCTTATACTCCGTTTGAGCATGCCATTAAGCACAACATCGAAATAAACGATAACTTTTTGAAGATCGTAGAGATATTGTCGCTATAGTTTCACGCCTATCGTATTACTTCAAGTCCGCTAACCTCAAACAACAATTGCCGGTTGTTAATGCCATGCTGTTTTGCATCGGCCGTTGTTTCACCGGCAAAATGCTGCATGTTTGCCGCGTCGCGCTGTTTTTGGGCAACGCCTTCAATCATCACAGTGCGGCCTTTTAACTTAGTTGGGATATTGATATTTTCCATTTTGAAATGCGCGGCTATGGTGCGCCCATGGCCGGCATCTATGGTAAACCAGCCACCTTTACTTTTGGTAACCGCCAGTATTTTGCCTTGTGTAGTTGTACTAATGCGGGTACGCTTACTCATATAAGTCTCCAGTTTTTCGGCAGGAATTAAACCAACACGGCTGGGTTTATGGCCATAAACAGTGCCATGCGGCAGGGGCTGCGCATACAGCCAAACCTGCAAAAAGCAAGCAGCAAGCAACAAAAGCTTTTTCATACACCTGGGGTACTGATATTATTTATTACAATTTGCGGTTGTAAAGGTTTGTGGGCTTAAGCAGCTTATTGTTAAATAGTGTTAAAATATCGGCTTAGGTTAATATCTTTGCAGATAAAGCTGTTATTTTAAAGTTTTATATTCATTATCAACAAATGAGGTCTTCTCTACGTAAATTAAGTATAGTTTTATTGATGCTGGTGCCGTCGGTTTTAGTGTTTACGGGCTGCAATAAATCATCAGACGACACTGGCCTTCAGTTTGTGCCGGCGGTAACTACAAACACGCTCATTACCAATTTAACAACAACATCGGCGCAAAGTGGCGGCTATATTACCAATTATGTTACCAACACGGTTAGCGAGTATGGTGTATGCTGGAGCACTACCAACAAAACCCCGGTTACAACCGATTCAAAAACGGCGTTAACTACAGCCAATATCGTTCACTTTTCGGCAACAGCTACCGGCCTGACACCTAATACGCTTTATTATTTGCGTGCTTACGCTATCGATACTAAGGGGGGGATTACCTATGGTGGTGTAGTACAGTTTACTACGCCTACAGCTACATTTGCCATTGCAGGCACAGCCAGCACTTATGCCGGCAGCGGTACAGCAGCTTATACTGAGGGCCCTTTAAAAACAGCTTCGTTTAACAGCCCGCAGGGGGTTGTGGCCGACGCTGCAGGGAATATCTATGTTGCCGACGCCTTTAATAATGCCATCCGCAAAATATCAACAACCGGTACGGTAAGCACGCTGGCCGGCAGCGCTACACCGGGTAATGCTAACGGCACCGGGGCAGCCGCCAGTTTCTATAGCCCGCAATATATCGCTATTGACGGTTCGGGTAATCTTTATGTGTCTGATGTGGGTAATAACGCTATCCGCAAAATAACATCGGCGGGTGTAGTAAGCACTTTAGCCGGTGGCGCTTATGTTGGCTTTGCCGATGGTACAGGTGCTACGGCCAGGTTTAACAGCCCGGCAGGCTTAGTGGCCGATGCATCGGGGAATATCTACGTAGCCGACAGGGGTAACAGTGCTATCCGCAAAATAACGCCGGCAGGTGTGGTAACTACTTTTGCGGGTACAAACGTTGCCAGCTATTCGGATGGGTTAACCACCAGTGCCCGGTTTAATAACCCATGTGGCATCACCATCGACGCGGCGGGCGTGCTTTACGTAGCCGATCTTTCTAACAATGCCATCAGGCAAATTGCTACTGATGGTACAGTAACTACCATTGCAGGAAACCCAACCACTTTAAACGATGCCGTTAACCTGCCGGTAGGTATTACTACCGATAAGGCAGGCAATATGTTTATTACTGATGAATCGGGCCGTATATTGGAAATTACCGCTACTAAGATATTATACACTATTGCGGGTAGCGCCAATGTAAGCGGTTATACCGAGGGCAAGGGAACAGTGGCCAAATTTAGCAATCCGCAAGGTATCACCACCGACGCGGCAGGCAATGTTTATGTGGCCGATTACAATAATAATGTAATACGCAAAGTAGTGGTTTCAGCTACTCCATAAGCCGGTTGATAACAATAAAATCAAAAAGGGCGCGACTAAAATCAGTCGCGCCCTTTTTGATTTTATTGAATTTGTATTTTCAATAATATATAAAAATTTATTGAAAAATACAAATTGAAATATTGAACATGATTTGAACAAAAATTGGCTTGTAACTATTTGATAGATAGTTTATTTTGGGGTTTTGTTCATTTTTTCAATTTTACTGCTTTTTTTTATTATGTTAAACAGGGTCGGTATTAAAACGCGGGCTTAGCGCTTCGCCTACCCACTCATCTTATCCGAATAATAGGGTGAACACCTCCTCGATACTACCCACCGTTTTCACCGCTATTTCATAGCGGCTCAGATCGATGCGTTTTTTGTCGTTACCGCCGGTTGGGAGATTGTACTTGGAGATGAAGATCTGCTCGAAGCCAAGTTTTTGCGCTTCGGCAATGCGTTGCTCTACCCGGTTAACGGCGCGGATCTCGCCCGAGAGGCCCAATTCACCGGCGAAGCAGGTTTTAAAGGGGATAGGGATATCCTCGTGCGATGAGATGATGGCAGCGGCAAGACCCAGGTCGATAGCCGGGTCTTCTACCCGGATGCCGCCGGTAATGTTCAAAAAGACGTCCTTAGCGCCTAATTTAAAACCGCAGCGTTTTTCCAGCACGGCCAGCAGCATATTCATCCGCCGGGTATCAAAGCCCGTAGCCGAGCGTTGCGGCGTCCCATAGGCGGATGTACTCACCAGCGCCTGGGTTTCTATCATCATGGGGCGCATGCCCTCTAAAGTAGCCGAGATGGTGATGCCGCTTAACTGCTCTTCCCGTTGCGATAATAAGATCTCTGACGGGTTAGACACCTCGCGCAAACCTGCGCCCAGCATCTCGTAAATACCCAATTCCGACGCTGAGCCGAAACGGTTCTTCACCGCGCGGAGTATGCGGTATACGTGGTGGCGGTCGCCCTCAAATTGCAGCACCGTATCTACCATGTGTTCCAGTATCTTCGGACCAGCTATCATGCCGTCTTTGGTAATATGACCGATCAAAAATACCGGCGTACCGCTCTCTTTGGCAAAGCGCAATAACTCGGCCGTGCACTCGCGCACCTGCGATACACTGCCCGGAGTAGATTCGATATGCGCCGAATGCAGCGTCTGTATCGAATCGATCACCACCAGTTCGGGCTGTAATTGCTCTATTTGTTTAAAAATGTTTTGGGTTGATGTTTCGGTGAGGATATAGCAATCGCCGCCAGCCCCCCCACCCCCTAAAGGGGGAGTTGCTTGGCTTCCTGCTCCCCCTTCAGGGGGCTGGGGGGCTAATCGCTCTGCCCGCATCTTGATCTGCCGGTCGCTTTCCTCGCCCGATACATATAGTACCCGCAAGCCAGGCATATTGAGCGATAGCTGCAGCATCAGGGTAGATTTGCCGATACCCGGTTCGCCGCCTATCAATACCAGTGAACCGGCTACGATGCCGCCGCCCAGCACGCGGTTAAACTCTTTATCGGGCGTGAGGATGCGGTGTTCCTCATCAAATTCTATTTTATCAATAGGCACAGCCTTATTTGCACGCTGTAGCGAGGTAGACTGTGGCTTCCAGTCGGGTACTGATGGGTTTGCCCGTTCTACAATTTCTTCAACAAAGGTATTCCACTGGCTGCAGGAGGGGCATTTGCCCAGCCATTTTGGTGCCTCGAAGCCGCAGCTTTGACAGAAGTACGATACTTTAGTTTTTGCCAATTTTTGATGTGCAAGTATGCCTGTATGCAAACATGCAGCTGATTCAAAAATGAGGATTATTTTTTAGATGAGCAATGAAAATGCTAAAAAAATTAGGAATTTGGTTGGTGGCGATTAACCACAAAGTTCACAAAGGAATTTCAAATTGGCAAATCCACAAAAAACACAAAGGGGTTTAAAGGATTTTATGGCCGAGCACAAAGACAGCTTGTTCGTTGATTAGTATAATACGTCGATTTATCATCACGTCATTGTTGTAAGTCTCTTTTCGACGATCATCTACATCCCCGCTCATGCTGCCGCAGGTTTAGCGCAGCGTAACCTGTGGTTATTATCGCGGAAGTTTCAAACTTCCGCGAACCCAGGACACAAGTTGAGCCACCACACCACCAACCCTTAAACTTGCGCCAGCTAATTTTTTTATTTGCACATCTGCATATACACGCATCTGCACATCCTTTACATTCCCGCCTTAAACCGCTTATTCTTTAACCACAGCAGCCGTGCGGTGATCTGCGGCGATACGGCTATCTTTTTAGC comes from Mucilaginibacter mali and encodes:
- a CDS encoding NHL repeat-containing protein is translated as MRSSLRKLSIVLLMLVPSVLVFTGCNKSSDDTGLQFVPAVTTNTLITNLTTTSAQSGGYITNYVTNTVSEYGVCWSTTNKTPVTTDSKTALTTANIVHFSATATGLTPNTLYYLRAYAIDTKGGITYGGVVQFTTPTATFAIAGTASTYAGSGTAAYTEGPLKTASFNSPQGVVADAAGNIYVADAFNNAIRKISTTGTVSTLAGSATPGNANGTGAAASFYSPQYIAIDGSGNLYVSDVGNNAIRKITSAGVVSTLAGGAYVGFADGTGATARFNSPAGLVADASGNIYVADRGNSAIRKITPAGVVTTFAGTNVASYSDGLTTSARFNNPCGITIDAAGVLYVADLSNNAIRQIATDGTVTTIAGNPTTLNDAVNLPVGITTDKAGNMFITDESGRILEITATKILYTIAGSANVSGYTEGKGTVAKFSNPQGITTDAAGNVYVADYNNNVIRKVVVSATP
- a CDS encoding DUF4920 domain-containing protein; its protein translation is MKKLLLLAACFLQVWLYAQPLPHGTVYGHKPSRVGLIPAEKLETYMSKRTRISTTTQGKILAVTKSKGGWFTIDAGHGRTIAAHFKMENINIPTKLKGRTVMIEGVAQKQRDAANMQHFAGETTADAKQHGINNRQLLFEVSGLEVIR
- the pfkA gene encoding 6-phosphofructokinase; protein product: MAEIKKIGVFTSGGDAPGMNAAIRAVVRSALYYNLQVAGIRRGYEGMISGDIFNMDRKSVANIIQRGGTILKTARSDQFRTPEGRKIAYEQLKANGIDALVAIGGDGTFTGARIFGHEYDIPVLGLPGTIDNDLLGTDFTIGYDTAINTVVDAVDKIRDTAESHDRLFIVEVMGRDCGLIALRTGIAAGAEAILIPESKTDLNALYERLEKGRKDKSSKIVMVAESGEAGDAFEIGRQIKERYPQYDTRISILGHIQRGGRPSCMDRVLASRIGVAAVEGLLAGRRNEMVGIISNELAYTPFEHAIKHNIEINDNFLKIVEILSL
- the radA gene encoding DNA repair protein RadA, translating into MAKTKVSYFCQSCGFEAPKWLGKCPSCSQWNTFVEEIVERANPSVPDWKPQSTSLQRANKAVPIDKIEFDEEHRILTPDKEFNRVLGGGIVAGSLVLIGGEPGIGKSTLMLQLSLNMPGLRVLYVSGEESDRQIKMRAERLAPQPPEGGAGSQATPPLGGGGAGGDCYILTETSTQNIFKQIEQLQPELVVIDSIQTLHSAHIESTPGSVSQVRECTAELLRFAKESGTPVFLIGHITKDGMIAGPKILEHMVDTVLQFEGDRHHVYRILRAVKNRFGSASELGIYEMLGAGLREVSNPSEILLSQREEQLSGITISATLEGMRPMMIETQALVSTSAYGTPQRSATGFDTRRMNMLLAVLEKRCGFKLGAKDVFLNITGGIRVEDPAIDLGLAAAIISSHEDIPIPFKTCFAGELGLSGEIRAVNRVEQRIAEAQKLGFEQIFISKYNLPTGGNDKKRIDLSRYEIAVKTVGSIEEVFTLLFG
- a CDS encoding DUF5808 domain-containing protein, whose translation is MPQQQKTEREPHPKGPIFVPKSIGFGYTLNFARWESFVIIGVIGLLVIAHWLYRKGEIKF
- a CDS encoding protein-disulfide reductase DsbD family protein, with the translated sequence MRNFIKRGLKPLVLLIALLAFTASGVAFAQTDTISTADVQFTSIPTKADSIKAFKKKQDSIKKADAAKVTTAPKKSDEKPKTLWQIFIAGFLGGFAAFLMPCVYPMLPLTVSFFTKKGGSRSKAIAQSALYGLSIIVIYVALGFLITLLFGPSALNALATNGIFNFCFFLLLVVFGVSFLGAFEITLPSSLANKMDENSDKGGLIGIFFMAATLVVVSFSCTGPIIGSVLVEAATKGERLAPAIVMLGFSLALALPFTIFAMFPSALKSLPKSGGWLNSVKVILGFIEIAFALKFLSNVDLAYHWNWFDREVFLSLWIAIGILMGLYLIGKIKFSHDSDLAYMSVPRTFIAMVVFAFVVYMIPGLWGAPLKSISAFLPPLSTQDFDLSGGAGGGSAPAAASSSSIKIKKYEEIFKRMPKVKGIDDWYDYDQAVAVAKEQHKPILIDFTGWNCVNCRKMEADVLPSPEVLKRLKNDFVVVQLVIDDKTVLEPSEQFTSALTGKKITELGAKWLDLEISKYNSNAQPYYVIINEKGDALVPPQGANFHVDEYVKYLDSGIAAYKKGN